The DNA segment ACCAGCTGCCAACTTGAGGTGTAGTACTTTTCATTTCACGCCCTCTGGTTATCCCATGCTGTTACTTATACTTAATGTTCAAAGTACCATGTAAAACGGCGCTGTCCATAGGTGATTAAACGGATGGTATAAAGTCTTAATCTGCATCAACAATTCTTACACTTTGGAAAACTCAATGAGATTCAATGGCTTATGATTTGTAAATTCGGGGGCGATGTTTTATAAAGGGTTTCTTATAGGCTTTTAATATAAAAATGACTTTGATCAAGATAAAATTGTATAAATTTTTCGATCAAAATGATCATTTTTTAACGATTCAGTTTCAGTTAGCCATTGGCTCAACTATTTTAGTACTAAAACATCACTTGATCCGACTGTGTGACACTTTATGAATACACCGACTATCGATACCACCTTTTTTGGCCTTAATCTGGCGGAGTACCCATGGCTGTGGGATGTTTTCGTGCTGGTACTACTGACGTTGCTGGCTCGTTATGTGGTTGGCATGTTATTAAGAAAACTGGAACAGCAACTGAAGAAAACCCATACCCTGTGGGATGATGCTTTGTTAGAGGCGGGCCATGCCCCCGCGGGCTGGCTGGTTTGGCTGGTAGGTTTTAGCTGGGTGCTGGAGGTGTTGGTGGTAGAGTCGCAAGCCTTTGTCTTCACCAGCCTTGGGCCAGTACGGGAGTTGTCGGTAGTACTGCTGTTAGCCTGGTTTATGATTCGGCTGATTAAGCAGGTAGAAATCCGCTTAATGTCCGATGAATATTCCTCAGAGCCGGTGGATGCCACGACGGTGCTGGCTGTGGGTAAATTGGTCCGGGCCGCAGTGATTATCACCGTTGCCTTGGTGGTTCTGCAAACACTGGGCTATAGCATTTCTGGTGTGCTGGCTTTTGGGGGTATTGGCGGAATAGCCGTGGGGTTTGCCGCCAAAGATTTACTGGCCAACTTTTTTGGTGGCCTTATGGTCTATCTGGATCGACCCTTTGCTGTGGGTGACTGGATTCGCTCCCCAGACCAGGAGATAGAAGGGACTGTTGAGCATATTGGCTGGCGGCAGACCTGTATTAGGACCTTTGATAAGCGTCCACTCTATATTCCTAATGCAACCTTTAGCCATATCTCGGTGGAAAACCCGTCGCGTATGCTCAACCGTCGTATCTATGAAACTATTGGTATTCGCTATGAGGATGCAGGCAAGCTCAAGGCAATTGTCACTGATGTGACTGAACTGCTTAAGCAGCACGAAGAGATCGATCAGAACCAGACCATAATTGTTAACTTTAATAGCTTTGCCCCGTCATCGTTGGACTTCTTTGTTTACACCTTTACCAAGACCACCGACTGGGTGAAATACCATGAAGTAAAGCAGCGAGTATTGCTGGAAATTCTGGACATTATTTTTAAGCATGATGCGGATGTTGCTTTCCCAACCTCAACCGTCCATATCCCGGAGGGTATAGGGCTAAACGGCTCGATAGAGCAGCCAGGACCGGTGGTTTAACATGCTGGCGATTATTGGCGGGACTGGCCTTAACGAGTTCAGTGAAGGGGAGGTTGTGGGGGAGCGCCATAATCATTATGGCTATACCTCAGCGGCCATTGTTCAATCAGAGGTGGCTGGGCGCTCGGTCTGCTTTTTGGCCCGCCATGGCAATCCCCATACCATAGCACCTCATCAAGTTAATTACCGCGCCAACTTGTGGGCGCTAAAACAGTTGGGTGTTAGCCAAATACTGGCGGTTAATGCCGTTGGTGGTATTAGTCCAGCGATGGTGGCTGGTGCGTTAGTCTCGCCGGATCAGCTGATTGATTATACCTATGGCCGCGAACATACTTTGTACGATGGCAGTGATGATAAGCTGGAGCATATTGATTTTAGTTTCCCTTTTGCTGAAAATCTACGCGGCGCATTGAGTCGTGCGGCTGATAGCTGTGCACTACCTTTGTTAGATAAAGCAGTTTACGGTGTGACTCAGGGGCCGCGATTAGAAACCGCCGCAGAGATTGACCGGATGGATCGTGACGGCTGTGATATTGTTGGAATGACGGCTATGCCGGAAGCAGGCTTGGCCAGAGAGTTAGCAATGGATTATGCCAGCCTGTGTTTAGTGGTAAATCCGGCGGCGGGGCGCAGTGATCGTTTGATCACCATGGATGATATTCACCGAGTGGTGGATACCGGTATGGTTAAGGTTAGGGCGCTGCTGACGGCTGCGCTGGCTGAGCTTCAATGAGCTCTGTATTGCTGCCCCCAGCTTCGTTAAATTCCGTTTCGACCGTTTCAGGAAATTCATAGGGTGTAATTCTCACCAGCAAGCCCATTAATGGGTGATCAATATAGTGCAGTTCATTACTCCGCATTCTCCGTGACTGACGCATGGTGGCGGTTTGTTCAACGGCATATTGATTACCGGCTAAATCGAGAAACGGGTTTTCCATATCATTATTGTTAACAAATAGCGTGCCTGAGTTGGCAGCTAAGTTGCTCTGGTTAAACACGTCCTGATTGCTGTCGTTAGTCTCAGCTATACCAGAACTGGCACTGGAAGTTACAGGGGCTTTGGGCAATACCGGCCATGGGTTTTGCAGGCGGCCCGCATTGCTAACAAAAGTGCTTAGCCACAAATCGGTGGTGATATGCAGATAGCGCTCCAGACCCAGACTAATTGAACCTTCTAACTCAAAATGATTGTCGAATTGATCGCCACCGCGGATAAGCAGGCTTTCAGAGTCATTGCGCTTGCCGATGGGTTGTCGCCAGGCACCGTGAAATAATTGGCGCAGATCTCTTTGGCGCAATAGTTTTTGCTTGATCTCGGCAAAGCTAAGTTCATCCTTGGCTAGCAGTGTAAAAGGCTGTTCCTGCAAAGTAACCATAATCGGTTCGGGCAGTAGTATTTGTTCAGCGGCTGCTTCAGCTATGGGGGCGAGAGCCTCTGTTGCTGGGGTCTGTGTTGCTGATGTGTTAGTTGCTGAGGTATTAGTTGCAGAGCTCTCTGCTTCAGGCAGTACTTCAGTCGTTGCGTCTGTATGCCCTGACCAATCATTAAGTAGGACTTCAGTTTGTGCGGCCTGCTTCAACTCAACAATACGTTGCGGATATTTTAAGCCCATTTCCTTGGGCCAGACTTCAGTATTGCTGGCGGCAGCTTCCTGATAGGCAAAAATAAACACCTCAATTTGGTACCATTTTTGTTCGCTATCTTCCTGGCTGCTATCTTGCGCCAGTGCTGTGCCAGTGGCCATTAATAAGGTAGTCAGCCCCATCATCGCTAATGAGGCCACTCTCTGTGTTAGTCCGTATTTCAAGCTACCGCCTTGTTTGAGCTGTCAGGGGTTAATAGTTCCAATAGCTTATCAATAAAATCAAACCGTTGTTCGGTTTCTTCCAGTGATTCACTAAATTTTAAGGCCGTCGCGCCAGCTAACTGGTAGGTGGCGGGTTGGCTTTGCACCAATTTAACCAGCGCTATCGGTTCGACCTGAGTATCGTCGGCAAATTCCAATTTACCTCCGGTGGCAGAGCCCTCTACTTTAACAATACCAATTGCCTGGGCTCGTAGTTTCAGTTCAGTGGCTCTAAACAGGTTTTTAACCGGATCAGGCAATAGGCCAAAGCGATCAATCATCTCAACCTGCAATTCTCTTAAGTCATTGCTGCTT comes from the Oceanicoccus sagamiensis genome and includes:
- a CDS encoding mechanosensitive ion channel family protein; the protein is MNTPTIDTTFFGLNLAEYPWLWDVFVLVLLTLLARYVVGMLLRKLEQQLKKTHTLWDDALLEAGHAPAGWLVWLVGFSWVLEVLVVESQAFVFTSLGPVRELSVVLLLAWFMIRLIKQVEIRLMSDEYSSEPVDATTVLAVGKLVRAAVIITVALVVLQTLGYSISGVLAFGGIGGIAVGFAAKDLLANFFGGLMVYLDRPFAVGDWIRSPDQEIEGTVEHIGWRQTCIRTFDKRPLYIPNATFSHISVENPSRMLNRRIYETIGIRYEDAGKLKAIVTDVTELLKQHEEIDQNQTIIVNFNSFAPSSLDFFVYTFTKTTDWVKYHEVKQRVLLEILDIIFKHDADVAFPTSTVHIPEGIGLNGSIEQPGPVV
- a CDS encoding S-methyl-5'-thioinosine phosphorylase — its product is MLAIIGGTGLNEFSEGEVVGERHNHYGYTSAAIVQSEVAGRSVCFLARHGNPHTIAPHQVNYRANLWALKQLGVSQILAVNAVGGISPAMVAGALVSPDQLIDYTYGREHTLYDGSDDKLEHIDFSFPFAENLRGALSRAADSCALPLLDKAVYGVTQGPRLETAAEIDRMDRDGCDIVGMTAMPEAGLARELAMDYASLCLVVNPAAGRSDRLITMDDIHRVVDTGMVKVRALLTAALAELQ
- a CDS encoding CsiV family protein, with the translated sequence MKYGLTQRVASLAMMGLTTLLMATGTALAQDSSQEDSEQKWYQIEVFIFAYQEAAASNTEVWPKEMGLKYPQRIVELKQAAQTEVLLNDWSGHTDATTEVLPEAESSATNTSATNTSATQTPATEALAPIAEAAAEQILLPEPIMVTLQEQPFTLLAKDELSFAEIKQKLLRQRDLRQLFHGAWRQPIGKRNDSESLLIRGGDQFDNHFELEGSISLGLERYLHITTDLWLSTFVSNAGRLQNPWPVLPKAPVTSSASSGIAETNDSNQDVFNQSNLAANSGTLFVNNNDMENPFLDLAGNQYAVEQTATMRQSRRMRSNELHYIDHPLMGLLVRITPYEFPETVETEFNEAGGSNTELIEAQPAQPSAAP